From the genome of Gemella haemolysans ATCC 10379:
AATCCACTCTTGAGCCATTTTTAAGTTCTTTTCATAGTTCAATTGTGCAAACGGGGCAAGAACTTCGTCAATTCTATCAGCACTGCATCCACCGTACTGGCTTGATGCAACATTAGCAATAATCTGAGCCATTTGAGCTGTTGCTGTTTGAATACTCTTCGGACTATCTACATCTGCATTTCCAATTTTAAAACCTTTTGTTAGCATCTCTTTAAAGTCAATTAAACAACAGTTTGTTAAAGGTTGATAAGGAGAATAATCTAAGTCATGATAGTGAATTTCTCCTTTTTGATGAGCATTAGAAACATGTTTCGGCAACATTTTAAGCCCTATTGCTTTAGCAACAATACCACTGGTTAGGTCACGATGTGTATTAAACACTAAGCTGTCTTTATTAGCATTCTCATTCACTACATTCTCTTCACGATTAACTAATTTTTCAATCGCCACATTTATATCTAGGCTGCGCTCACGTTCAATATCACGCATACTTCTATAGCCAACATACTCTTCATATATTGCTTCTTCACCTAAAGTAAGTAGTGTGTGCTCAACAATATTTTGAAGCTCATAAATTTTAATATTACCTTTAAATCTATTAGCAATCTCTAAAATAACATTATCCACAATACCATTAATATTAACACTATGGTTTTTACCAAATACTGAATGTACAGCTTTTTCTATCGCCTTATAGATTTTTTCAGTGTCAAACCTAACTATACGTCCATCCCTTTTTATAACTAGTAAATTTTTAGTTAAACTATCCACTTTCGCCTTTGTATATGAATATAAATTATTATTTTGCATGTTATCCCTCATTTCGATATAATTTTAGATTCATAAAAATATTATAATACTATCTTATCTCAAAAATTTCTTCCTGTCTACAACATTTATTTCCGGGAAATCAGAAAAGCTTGTTAGCTTGCCTTTTACTCTAATTGTGAATTTTTTTAGCTCTTCTGTTTTTCGAAATAAAATTTAAAAACATTATTATATCAAGGTTGATAGAGGTTAACATATACTTCTGTAGCAATTTATAAACAATGAAAATTATAATACAGTTCGACTTTTCCTAATTCAACGGTAATTAAAAATGACATTCAAAAAGTTCACTAATACCTAAAAAATTTATTTTTTCATCACTTAAACTATATTTTAATACAGCAATTTATGATAAAATTATAGTAAATAATAAAGTGAGAAATGTATATGAAAAAAACACAAATTGAAAAACTAACAGATCAATTATTTTCTATGGAAAATGATAGTTCACTATTAATAAATGAATTAGAACCTTATGTAGAATTATTTATGCACTATGAATGTGCTATGCTTGAAATTGAAACAAAACTAAATGTATTCGATAAGGAATTTTCTCTTCATGGTGAGAGCAACCCCATCGAATCTGTAAATACTAGACTGAAGACACCAATGAGTTTAATGAACAAACTTAAACGTTTAGACTTACCTTTTGACATAAATACAATAAAAGAAAATATCTATGATGTTGCAGGGGTTCGAGTTATATGTTCATTTAAAAACGATGTTTATAAACTTGTCGATGCGCTAAAACAACAAGATGATCTTACAGTTATAGCTGAAAAAGACTATATTAAAAATCACAAAGAAAACGGTTATAGAAGTTATCACCTTATCGTTAAAGTACCAATCTTCTTATCAGATAAAGTAGAACACGTGGCTGTTGAGGTTCAATTTAGAACAATAGCCATGGACTTCTGGGCAAGCTTAGAACATAAGCTTAGATATAAGAAAAATTTAAGTGAAGAGAAAGAAAAAGAAATAGAGCGTCGTCTTCAACTCTGTGCGGATATAAGTTCTAAACTAGACAACCAAATGCAAAAGGTTAAAGAAATAATAGAAGACGATTCAGAATACTTATAAAAAAACTTGGATATTAGGCATAACTAATATCCAAGCTTTTTAATTTTACTATCAACTTATCTTTCTTTGCTATGATTTACAGAATAAGCAAAATAAATTGCTAAACCTACTAAAATCCAACATCCAAAAATTATCCATGTTAAAAATTGAATACCATATAATAATACGATAAATAATAATATTGATATTATTGGTAAATAAGGCATCCCCGGCATAATAAATCCACGTTTCACATCTGGATACTCTCTTCTAATAACAAACATTGAATAACTTACCAACATAAACGCTATTATGTAAGAGACATTAGCTAAATCAGCTAATTGGCCTAAGGGTAAGAAACCAGTTAAGATTGCCATTAATAAACCAACTCCAATTGTTGTTGAACCTGGAACACCACTTTTATTTAATGACGATAATTTCTTCGGTAATAGACCATCTCTACTCATCGTAAATAATATTCTTACAGCAGCGAACATCGTTCCTAATGGCCCAGATAAAAGGCCAATTACCGCTCCTAAGGAAACTATTCCAGCTACCTTATCTTGTCCAACTACTCCAAGAACATACGCTAATGCATCACCTTTTCCTAATTGACTAAATGGTACCATACCCGTTATCACTAAACAAACCATTATATAAAATACCGTACAAATTAATAGTGTAATAATAATAGCTCTAGGCAATGCTTTTTGTGGATTTATGGTCTCTTCCGCTGAAGTTGAAATAGTATCAAAACCTAAATATGCGAAAAACACTGTTGTAGCACCTATCATTATCCCTGACATTCCTTGTGGTGCGAAATTATCAGTCCAATTCGTGGGAGTAATGTAGAATACACCTACAAGAACGAATAGTAAAATAACAATAATCTTAACAGCAACCATTAAATTATTCACAAACTTACTACTATTTGTTCCTTTAAATAATACTATCATTATTAGTAGAACTACAGTAATCGCTAAAATATTACCATAGCCTCCTTCACTTGGTAAGGTTGTAAATTTCTTTGGTAGTATTATTCCAAATCCTTCTAATAAAGATTTAAAATAACTTGACCAGCCATTAGCTATGGCAGCTCCTGCTATAATATAACTTCCAGCTAAAAGCCAACCCATACAATGCGCTACAATCTCTCCTAGTGTAATATAGCTATACGTATAAACACTTCCACTTGATGGTATAGTAGAAGATAACTCTGCATAACATAAAGCCGTAAGTCCACAAGCTAAGCCCGCAATTAAAAATGAGAATATTACTGATGGTCCAGCTTTAGATGCTGCTTCCCCTGTTAATACCAGTATACCCGAACCAATAACTGATCCTATACCAAGTAATATTAGGTCAATAGTTCTTAAAGTTGGCCTCAAGGTCTTTTTTCTACTTTCACCAAACACCTTTTCTATTGTTTTTTTTCTAAATATTTGCATTAATAAAAAATTCTCCTTTCATTAGAATCACTAATACATTCTAACAATCCTTCTCTTATTAAATCTAACAACAATCTATTATAGCGCGAGAATCTAATTTAATCAAATTTTCTTTCATCCTAATTTTTTAAATAATTAATACAACGATATCACTTTAATTCATTCACAAAATTTTATAACCTTATATTGCTAACTACATAAAAACCCTCTTTATTGGAAATAGCTTTATCCAATAAAAAGGATTTTTATTAATTATTTAAGCCATATTGCTTTTCCTTCTCTAAGAAACCGTTATTCCTGTTTTAAATTATGAAATAAGCCCTTCTTTTTTAAGAATTTCTTCTGCTGAATCTTTCTTATCAGGATTTACTAAAACGATTGGTCCAGTACATCCCATTCCACTCTCAGCGTATATTTCATTTTTCCAAAGTAACTTAGTTGCATCTTCAAGGTCTAGAATATCAATTCCAGAGATTTGTGCAGTAACTACTTCTTTTTCTGGCATTTTAACTTCTTCAGTTGTAACTGAGCCTTCTTTTTTAACTTTCAATTTAGAAATAAATTCATCTAGTTTAGCTTTATTAGCTTTTTCAAATTCTTGTTTTGCTATTTCATTTACTTTACCTTTTGCCACTTCATAAGCATATTTCAATGCATTAGCTACAACAGGTGAACCAGATGCTCTTGATAAAATTAAAATTCTTCTATCATAGTCTTCTCCCACACCAGGTCCATATCCAAATCCACTAGCTTCATAATCTCCACCAGTAGTAAATGCTGAGAATACTTTCATGAATAAGTTACCTGTTAATGAATCAACAACCATAACGTCAGGTGTTCCCATAAGTAAATCATTACCTCTCATTACAGAACCACCATCTGCTCTTTGAGATGTTGCAAATTCAAATTCATAACCATTTTCTTTAAGATCTAATAAAACTTTTTCAACCTGTCTAGCACCTTCAACATTCGCTATACCAACAGTAGGATTAGTTTTTCCAAGTGATTTAGCAGTTGCAATACCGTAAAGTGTATTTCTTACCATTGCTTCAACTCTGTTAGTAGATGAAGTCCCTGTTGTTGTTGCAAGAAGCATTTCAGTACCTCTAGCAGGTGTAATAACTCTACCTACTGTAGATACACCGATAGGAAAATTATAATGCATAGTTACACAAGAAGCTATTTCCCCTTTATCTAATAGGTCTTCCATAATTTTGTGAGCTTCATCTTCATCTTTAGCTTCATAAGATTCGAAATCTTCATATCCCTTACCTATTAAAACTATGTCGAATACAGGATTTTTAGCTAATATTGCACCTTGTAGTAAATTCTCGAAACCATGTTCACTTCCTAAAGTTGTTAAACCAACTTTTAATTTTTTACCAAAGTTACCTGTTTCAATGGCATTAGCTACTTCTAGCAATACTTCTGATATAACTTGTTTACTCATAGTATCACCCCTATTCTTCTAACATTTCTTGGGAAATTTTTCTCATTGATTCTGCTATAATTTTTCTGATTTCATCTTTAGAAATTCCTGCAGATTCTCCTTCTACAGCACCGCTATTTCTTTCAACTACAAAAGATACTCCATCAAATAAGTTTGTCATTCTTCCTAAGAATAGACTACCTTTACCTACGATCATAGCACGGTTTTTATCACCTTTTGTTAAGTCATCAATTAAGAATCCTACATAAGGTACTCCTGAAGGAATGTGTCCTTGTGTTGGAGCCCAACCAGGTAAACCTTTAGCCTCAATAAATGATTTAAGTTCTTTTTTCTCAATATCTCCACGCATTGCTGCTAATGCTGCAATCATTTTGTAGTTAGCTTCTGGAACGTTACCTGCTCCTGCAGCTTTTGTGATATCTGGGTTTTGCATCTCTACAGAGAATACATCAACATCTGTAATTTTCAATTTAGCTTTTTCTAATGGATTAGCTACTAAAGCTCCCATTACAGCTTGTGGTGAAGATCCTGTTCCTACATTGTGTTTTCCGACCATATCAGTTCTAATGATTGGATTTACTCCATCATTTTCACTAATAAGAACAGCGAATCCACCTAGAACATCTTCTAGAACTGGAAGACCTTTTTTAACGTGGTCTTTACCATTCATACCTAATTTAGCACTTGCTCCACCTGCAACTACTAATACATTTTTGTATACTCCAGCTTTTACTAAAGATGAAGCACTAATTAATGCGTGGGTTGGTGCAGCACAGAAACCTCTTAAGTCAGATCCAGTAGCATTAACTAAACCAACAACTTCTGCAATTGCTTTAGCAAAGTTACCACCACCACGTTGGTTAATATCTCCACAAGCTTCTTCTGAACATTCCACTACATAGTCAATATCCTCTGGGTTTACACCAGAATTACGTAATAATTCTAATGCAGCAATAACTCCAGAAGCTTTAACTACTAGATTTTCGAATATAACGTGAGCATTTAAGTTCACATCTACATCGTGAGCTTTTTTAACATAACCCACAACTTTACCTTCGTGAACTAAGTCTTCAAATCCTTCTTCATTATCACTAAGGTCTGCACCTTCTAATTTTTCGAATAAAGGAGCTAGCTCTTTGAAGTTTTCCTCTATTTTAGGACGAACAACGGCTACAAACTCTTCTGATAGTTTAACTAAGTCAAAAGCATCACAAAGTTTCATTAGTGCTAGAAACTCATCTTGTGGGACAATTTGTCCAAATTTACCGTGTCGTTCACCTTTTTCATCTTTAATATCATACCAAGGCATTGGATATGTATTTAATTGTTCAGGTGTTTTATTACCAATATACACTTGGTTAGGTAAATAGTTAACCACTTCTTCATATGTACGAATATGGTTATTTACTTCTTTTAAAAACTCTGAATCTGGATTCGTTACTCTCTCTACAGAAGCAGTCGATCCATTTCTTACTATCATATCTGGTGTATGAACAAGAATATATCCTGCTCCCTTAAATACTGGATAATTCATAGCTATATTGTGCTGAGGATATAAACATACCCTCAGCTCCCCTTTCTTTTTTATTATTCGAATACTGTTTGTCCGTCAACTTCTACAGTTAAAGCATGTAATGCTTTTTCTACAAGTCCACGTCTTAATTTTTTCTCTTCATCCGCTTCTAGTTTTGGATTTCCTAGTGGGTGAGGGATTGCGATAGTTGGAACGATTCTGTTAGCTCCAACTGTTAGAGAAATCGGTACTACTGTACACATGTGAACCACAGGTATACCCGCTCTCTCAATTTCTTTTACCATCGTTGCACCGCAACGAGTACAAGTTCCTCAAGTAGAAGTTAAGATTACAGCATCTACTCCGTCGGCTACTAATTTTTGTGCATATTCTTTAGCGAATCCTACAGCACTAGCTACGGCAGTACCGTTACCTACTGTAGTATAGAATTTTTCGTGTAAACTTCCTACTTTACCTTCTTTAACGAATTCTCTCATTACGTCTACAGGTAATACACGGTCAGCATCTTCATTAGCGTATACTGGGTCGTATCCACCATGAGCTGTTTCGTGAGTTTCATCAGTTAAATTAGTGAATCCTTCTAATGAATATTCACCATATTTAGATGCAGAAGATGATTCGATGTGATCTGGATTTCCTTTTGGAACAATACCACCAGAAGTAACTAAAGCGATTTTAGCTTTGCTTAAATCTTTAACAGCTGGGTTCGGCTCAACTCTGTCAAAGTTAGGCATTGGATATTCTGTTTCGAATTCTTCACCTTTAATTTTCTTAACAAGCATTTCAACAGCACGTTCTGATCCACGTTTATCGCTGAAGAAGTTAACACGGATTCCTCTTTCGTGGTATCCTTCTTCTTTTGGAGAAAGGATTTCTTCACCTTTAGCTAATTTTGCTGCAAATTTAGCTAATTTTGGTAAAGCTTTTCTCATACCAGCTGCACTGTCAGCTGTTTCAAGAATATAAACTTCTTTTCTGAACATGTCTGTTCCTGGGTTTTCTACATACATTGCTGTTACCGCTGGAATTCCTAATTCGTCTTGAACAGCTTTAGTAATTGTACCAGCTGCTACTCCGTAACGCCCTGCATTGAATGCTGGACCAGCAATGAATAATTGTGGTTCGCATCCTTTAATCATTTCTAAAAGTTCTGCTTGAACTTTTTCTAAGTTTTCATTGAAGTAACTATCACCACAAACTACTGTAGCTACTACTTCGAATTCTTCTCCCAATTGTCCTTGTAACTGAACACTAATCGGTGGTAATTCAGTTCTTAATTCTGGTGCAATGTGGGCTTGTTCTTCTCCACCTACTCCAGCGAAGAATTGGTTTATATAATGTACTACTCTTATTTTAGACATTTTTATTTCCCCCTATAACTATTATTTAGATCTTTAATTACTCTCCACGAACATCTTTCATTTCGCTTGTTATTTCATCAATATCTAATACCATTTCCATCATTCCAACTTGATCTTCATAGATAGCTTCATCTATTTGAGATTTAATTTCTTCTTCTACAATGTGATAAACAGCAAGATTTAATGCTACACCTGCAAGTGGCCCTGCAAATGTTGGGTCCCCTGCTGTTACTGTTTCAGCTGCTAGACCAGCAGCTTCGGCTTCAGATGCACCTAGTAAAACTACAACGTTTTCGTTACCGAATTTTTCGGCAGCTTCTTTAACACGTTTTTGGTTTTCTAAGTCCATAGCCCCTGCGGCTGTTCAGACGAAACATTCAGTAGATGAGAATACTATTTCTACTCCTTCAATTGGTTTTACACACTCTTCAATAGCTAATCCTGGTATACCATCACGGTCACCAATGATAACTACTTTTTTATTAATAAGACTTACCATTATCTTATTTCCTCCTTGTTAAAATCTATAACATTTATTTTTATTTTGCTTACTAGAAAGTTTTAGTACTTAAATAACCGAAACCTGTTTCGTTAGTAGCACCTGTAATAGCTTGAATTTCAACTTCGATAGTTCCATCTTCTCTTAATGAGTCTTGGTTACCACCAGCAATTACATTTACTACATCGATGTGTCCGATAACTCTATCTAATTTTGGTAATACAACCACTTCGTTAGCATTACCTCCAGTTACTACTGCATCAGCAGCTACGTCAGCATCAGCTAAGCTTTGGCTGGCTCCGTCACGTCCTGCATATTCATCAGTTACGATAACTGTTTTAACTTTTTCAGCTTCAATTTTTTTACAGTTCATGATTAAGTCAGTATCTGGGTTACCGAATCCTTCTTGAGATACGATTACAGCATCTAAGTTTAAGTAACGACAAAGTTTTGCAGTCCAGTTAGATGAACGTTCTTTATCCATTAAGTAAACATTTTCGTTAGTGATGATTACACCTAAGAAGTTAATTTCTTTACCATGTTTTTTATATAAATCTTCAATAACACCATTGTTTAAGTGCACATATGTTGGGTTTTTATCACAAGCTGATACACAGTTACCACTTACGATAGCACCATCCATAATTTCAGTTGGATATAGAATTGTTGGTACTATTTGTTTTGCATCAACACCGTATACATAAGTATCATGTAATAAACCTTGAGTTTGAAGCATGTATACATACCCTACTTTTGGTAGATCTGGATATTCAGCAATTTGTTCTAATAAAGGTTTAGTTTCAAATACTTCTACTTCTTCTGGTTCTAATGAACGAGCTAATTCTGCAATGTAACGAGCAGCTTTGAATCCGATGTAGCGAACTGCTTTTTCGTGTTCGTGTTGTTTAACTCCTTCTTTAGGCTCAGCAATAACGATTAAGTTATTTGTTTTAGAAAATGGAGTATATTCAGCTCCAAGTCCTGTCATGTCGATAATACCTTCTTGGAATCCTACGATTTTACCAGTAGTTACTACAGCCATACCTTTAAGTGCGATTGTACGACCTTCACCTACAGTATCTACTTTTGAAAGGATACCTGGGAAAATTCCTCCACGACCTTCAACTTTAACACGAGGTTCAATTACATCCTTAACTGGTGTAATACGAACACTCTCACCTGGACGAGCAATATCTAAATCAACAGATTCAATTGCATCATCCTCGAAAACAGCTTTTACAAGCTCTTCTTTATTTACATATAATACATTTGCCTCGATTTTTGATTCTGCAGCAAATTGTATATCTTTAATATGGATCTTTCCTAATTCAAGACGCATACCTAATACCTCCCTATTGAGTTTATTTTTTTTATAAATATTTGTTAATCATAGCTTCTATATTTGGAACAGTAGCATCATCTTTAGTTACTTCTTCGACTTTGCTTCCGTCTTTATATATGGCTATTGTTGGTAACCCTAAAACTTTTTGTTTGATTGCAAGTCTTCTTGCTTTTGTTGTATCTAGAGCAGCAAACTTAAGTTTGTCTCCGTATTTGTCTGCTAATTCATGTACACTTGGCATAAGTGCTTTACATGGTTCACATCCTTGGCTCCAAAAGTCTACTAACACGTATCCTTCTGCTTCCAATACTTCACTCTCAAAGTTTTCTTTGTTTAGTTCTAACATTGTCTTTGTCTCCTTTTTTTATTTTTAAATTTTATTCAAATTTCCCAGCAATATATTTTTCTGCAGTGATCGCTGCTACAGCACCATCCCATACAGCTGTCACTACTTGACGAATTTCTTTTTGACGACAGTCACCTGCTACAAATACACCTTCAACATTTGTCTTAGTGTCTTCTCCAGCTTTAATATAACCACCTTCAGTAAGTTCAACTTTTCCTTCAAATAGTTTAGTTTGAGGAACATATCCGATGAAGAAGAATAATCCCATAGTTCCATCTTCTTCGTCAGCTTCTACCACATATTCTTCACCTGTAGCTACATTTTTTAATTTAATAGCTTCTGAATTCCATCACCAATTGCTTCAAGAACAACCGTTTCAGTTCTAATTTCGAATTGTGGATGATTTCTTGCTTTTTCAGCTGTGATCCTTTCACAGTGAATATCTTCTTCAAAATGGATGATTGTTACTTTACGAGCAAATTTAGTTAAGAATAAGGCTTCTTCTACAGCACTATTTCCTCCACCAACTACGAACACTTCAAGTCCATCGAAGAAGTCACCATCACAAGTAGCACAGTAAGAAATACCTTTACTTTCTAATTCCCTAACCCCTGGAATATCTAATTTTCTTGGAGATGCTCCGGTTGCAATTACTACTGCTTTAGCTGTGTAATCACCGCTTGTACAAGTAACTACTTTTCGTCCCCTTCAAGTTCAACATTTAGTACTTCTTCTTGTTTGAACTCTGTACCAAAATTTTTAGCTTGTTCTGCCATTCTCGCTGTTAAACGTGGTCCAGTTGGATCTTCAATCGCACCAGGATAGTTTTCAATCATGTGAGTGATTGCTGCTTGTCCTCCATTTTTCGATTTTTCTAGAACCAAAACGTTTAATTTAGCACGTGAAGCATACAACGCAGCTGATAAACCTGCAGGTCCAAAACCAATGATAATTACATCATAATTTCTACTCATAATTATCCTCCTTTATTTATTTTTTTATAAAATTCTATTTATCGCATTTAATAATAAATCGTAATCAATAACACTAAAGTCATCTTTTACTCTATCTGTCCACTGAGGAACTTCTTTATTTTTTCTAAATTTTTCAAAAGTTCCTACCGCTTCAGAAATTAAATTAATAGAAGCAACATCTAGTTCATTATTTTTCTTAATGACTACGGATCTATAAATTGTTTCATTTGGTTTAACACTTCCATATAGTGGATGTGTTACAATTTCCCAATTTTCATGAACGTAGTCCCTAACTTTTTTTAATACATCTAGATATTCAATATCGTAATATTCGACTTCTATGTTTCTAACTTTTTCATTTGAAAATCTTGGATTATTTGTTATCAATTTCATAGCGTCCCTCCTAAAATAAAAACAACAAAAAGAAAGCTAGCTTTCTCTCTGTTGACTTGCTTCAGAGTTCTGTCCTAGTGCAGTTTTTTTACCTGAGAATTTCATTAACAATTGCTAAGTGTTAATTTGTACCTTCGGTGTCCAATGTCCTCTCCCACACTAATCATACAGTTTATTTTTTACACCCTTATTTTATACTATTTCTCAAACAAATGGAACCATTATTTTAAACCATGTATACGCTCTACAAAAATATATTATCATATATGCTCATGAAAAATAACATTAAATCTCATTAAATCTACAACATAACTGTTATATAACTGATTTTTATTCTGAAATTTAAAGAATATTTTTGTTTTTTTCGAAGTATAGTTTTATAAATTAAGTTTATACTATCTTGCGAAAACACCTTTGTAATAATTATGAAAGTAATGAAAACATCTGATTTTTAGAAAATAATATGCTTATTTTACATTTATTTATAATTTTTTTCGTTGAAATATACATACTTTTTCGTTATACTTAATCATACATTCATTTAGTATAAGGAGGAATAATATGAATAACACTCAAAAAAGTTTATTATCTATCCTCGTATGTTATTTTTCTTGGGGACTATTTCCTATTTATTTTAAATTACTAAAAGAAATAGATGCATATGAAGTTCTTGCGATGAGAATTATATGTTCTTTTGTTTTTATGGTTATTGTAGTGATGATTGCAAAAAATAAAAAATCTATCCTTAATGAAATAACGACTCTCTGGAAAAATAAGAAACGTGTCTTGTTATTAGTACTAGCATCTTTTTTAATATCATTAAATTGGCTTACATATATAATTGCAGTTAACACTAATCATGTACTAGAAGCAAGTTTTGGATACTATTTAAATCCAATTGTAACAATTATCTTAGCCGTAGTATTTTTAAAAGAGAAACTAACACACACTCAAACAGTAGCATGTCTATGTGTTGGCGGATCATTATTATACTTATTTATATCACTGGGATCTCTGCCATGGATTTCCATTATTCTAGCATTAAGCTTCGGACTTTACAGCTTATGTAAGAAAAAAATTGTACTAAGTCCAAAAGCAAGTTTACTTATAGAAACAGCAATAGTTTCTCCTATTGCATTTATCTATATAAGTTATCTTACAGCAAATAATTCACTTACATTTTATTCTTTTGGAACAGATACATTAATATATTTATTATTATCTGGTGTAATTACTGCAGTTCCACTAATGTTATTTGCTAAAGGAGCTACAGCAATTCCACTATACATTTTAGGTATTCTTCAATACTTACCACCTACAATGCAATTCTTCATAGGAATCTTTGTATATGGAGAGGTATTAAGTATTCAAAAACTAATCTCATTCTCAATAATTTGGGTAGCCGTAGCAGCATTCTGTTATTCAGCGGTTATTTCAATGAAAAAACAAAACTTAATTAATGAGAGTCATAAAAAATAAAAAGAACTTATCCATATTTTTCATGGATAAGTTCTTTTTTATAATATTGTCCAATTTTTATATACTACTTTCTCTAATGCACCTTTATCATTACCTAATTCCTGTTTCAATTTCAAGATCAGAGGCGAGGAATTCTTTATACCTAATTCTTCCAAGTCGATCCAATATATTCCACTAGAATCATTTAGTTCATCTTCCAACTTTTCTGAAATCATATCTTGCTGTTCGAGATTAATATCAACGTTATAAAATACCATAATATGATGTACTGTGCGATTAGATTCTTCTACAAAAACATCATAAGCTCTGCAGTTCCCATAGTTTTCTATTGCATACCCCGTTTCTTCTCTGAATTCACGAACTAATGTTTCTGTAAGTCCCTCATTTTCTTTTTGACTACCTCCTGGTAAATCGAATCTATTTTTATAAGGTCCTCTCTCTTTTTGGATACATAAAAGCTTATTATTTCTTATACATATTCCATAAACTCCAATGTGATTAATAATCATAATATACCTTCCTCAATTCTTCAAAAAGGGGCTGACCTAAAAGACCTAAATTTTAACAAGGTGTATATGAAAACTCATAGACGCAGTGGTTTATTGATATCTAAATTCGCTTTATAAAAGCTATTTAGATATCTAATAAACTGTGCGGGGGTAACTCGACAAAATCGATTTCTACGAAATCACGATTTTTGAGTCACTCCCGCTTTAATCTTATTCTAATTCTGCTAATTTAGCTTTTAAGTATGGCACTAAATCATCTTTTAAATCAGACTTAAGTGCAAAGTCGATAGTAGTTTTAACAAATCCAATTGTTTCACCTACATCG
Proteins encoded in this window:
- the grdA gene encoding glycine/sarcosine/betaine reductase complex selenoprotein A; translation: MVSLINKKVVIIGDRDGIPGLAIEECVKPIEGVEIVFSSTECFVUTAAGAMDLENQKRVKEAAEKFGNENVVVLLGASEAEAAGLAAETVTAGDPTFAGPLAGVALNLAVYHIVEEEIKSQIDEAIYEDQVGMMEMVLDIDEITSEMKDVRGE
- a CDS encoding NAD(P)/FAD-dependent oxidoreductase, producing MVEADEEDGTMGLFFFIGYVPQTKLFEGKVELTEGGYIKAGEDTKTNVEGVFVAGDCRQKEIRQVVTAVWDGAVAAITAEKYIAGKFE
- a CDS encoding NAD(P)/FAD-dependent oxidoreductase, translated to MATGASPRKLDIPGVRELESKGISYCATCDGDFFDGLEVFVVGGGNSAVEEALFLTKFARKVTIIHFEEDIHCERITAEKARNHPQFEIRTETVVLEAIGDGIQKLLN
- a CDS encoding GrdX family protein; translation: MKLITNNPRFSNEKVRNIEVEYYDIEYLDVLKKVRDYVHENWEIVTHPLYGSVKPNETIYRSVVIKKNNELDVASINLISEAVGTFEKFRKNKEVPQWTDRVKDDFSVIDYDLLLNAINRIL
- the rarD gene encoding EamA family transporter RarD — protein: MNNTQKSLLSILVCYFSWGLFPIYFKLLKEIDAYEVLAMRIICSFVFMVIVVMIAKNKKSILNEITTLWKNKKRVLLLVLASFLISLNWLTYIIAVNTNHVLEASFGYYLNPIVTIILAVVFLKEKLTHTQTVACLCVGGSLLYLFISLGSLPWISIILALSFGLYSLCKKKIVLSPKASLLIETAIVSPIAFIYISYLTANNSLTFYSFGTDTLIYLLLSGVITAVPLMLFAKGATAIPLYILGILQYLPPTMQFFIGIFVYGEVLSIQKLISFSIIWVAVAAFCYSAVISMKKQNLINESHKK
- a CDS encoding glycine/sarcosine/betaine reductase component B subunit, producing MRLELGKIHIKDIQFAAESKIEANVLYVNKEELVKAVFEDDAIESVDLDIARPGESVRITPVKDVIEPRVKVEGRGGIFPGILSKVDTVGEGRTIALKGMAVVTTGKIVGFQEGIIDMTGLGAEYTPFSKTNNLIVIAEPKEGVKQHEHEKAVRYIGFKAARYIAELARSLEPEEVEVFETKPLLEQIAEYPDLPKVGYVYMLQTQGLLHDTYVYGVDAKQIVPTILYPTEIMDGAIVSGNCVSACDKNPTYVHLNNGVIEDLYKKHGKEINFLGVIITNENVYLMDKERSSNWTAKLCRYLNLDAVIVSQEGFGNPDTDLIMNCKKIEAEKVKTVIVTDEYAGRDGASQSLADADVAADAVVTGGNANEVVVLPKLDRVIGHIDVVNVIAGGNQDSLREDGTIEVEIQAITGATNETGFGYLSTKTF
- the trxA gene encoding thioredoxin TrxA, with the translated sequence MLELNKENFESEVLEAEGYVLVDFWSQGCEPCKALMPSVHELADKYGDKLKFAALDTTKARRLAIKQKVLGLPTIAIYKDGSKVEEVTKDDATVPNIEAMINKYL
- a CDS encoding NUDIX hydrolase, whose translation is MIINHIGVYGICIRNNKLLCIQKERGPYKNRFDLPGGSQKENEGLTETLVREFREETGYAIENYGNCRAYDVFVEESNRTVHHIMVFYNVDINLEQQDMISEKLEDELNDSSGIYWIDLEELGIKNSSPLILKLKQELGNDKGALEKVVYKNWTIL
- a CDS encoding NAD(P)/FAD-dependent oxidoreductase, which gives rise to MSRNYDVIIIGFGPAGLSAALYASRAKLNVLVLEKSKNGGQAAITHMIENYPGAIEDPTGPRLTARMAEQAKNFGTEFKQEEVLNVELEGDEK